From the genome of Thermoanaerobaculia bacterium:
TAATCCCGGATCAGCACGCCGGGGTGAATACGTTCCCGGGCCTTGTACACACCGCCCGTCACATCACGAAAGTCGGCTGTACCGGAAGTCGGTGTGCCAACCCGCAAGGGAGGCAGCTGCCCATGGTATGGTCGGTGATTGGGGTGAAGTCGTAACAAGGTAGCTGTAGGAGAACCTGCGGCTGGATCACCTCCTTTCTAAGGGAATGAGTCGCACGGAGCTCTCTCGAGAGTCTCTGTCGCGGTCTCGACACCTAAGGTCGATCGTCGGCCTCCTCGATTCAGTTTCCAGGGAATCGGTCCCGCCCGAAGGCGAACCGGATCTTTTCAGATGGAAGTCGATCGTCTCGCGCTTTTCTGGGCCTGTAGCTCAGTTGGTTAGAGCGCACGCCTGATAAGCGTGAGGTCGGTAGTTCGAATCTACCCAGGCCCACCATCCGCCGTCGCTCGCCGAAAGCGAGCTATGGCGCGATGCCACCGCCGGAGCGCCTTGCGCGAAGGCGGGCGCGGGCAGCCTCATGGCCGTCACGGGGCCGTAGCTCAGTTGGGAGAGCGGCGGCTTTGCAAGCCGTAGGTCGTCGGTTCGAACCCGATCGGCTCCACCACCCATGAATTTTGGAGCTCGCTCACGCGAGCGCGCTCCAAAATTCATAATTGATCCGACGAGATCACGGTCTTTGACAAAAGAATCGGGTAAATCAAGATACAGACAACGCGTCTTAGGTATTTTATGGTCAAGCTACTAAGGGTGGACGGTGGATGCCTTGGCGCACAGAGGCGATGAAGGACGTGGCAAGCTGCGATAAGCCCGGGGGAGCCGCAAACAGGCTTTGATCCCGGGATTTCCGAATGGGGCAACCCCTTCCGGGTCATACCGGAAGATCCTTCGCTGAATTCATAGGCGATGAGAAGCTAACCCGGGGAAGTGAACCATCTCAGTACCCGGAGGAAGAGAAAGCAATTGCGATTCCGTCAGTAGCGGCGAGCGAAAGCGGAACAGCCCAAACCTCGAGGGCGCAAGTTCTCGGGGGGTTGTGGGGCGGAATACGGCGTAAGCCAGGAAGTTACCAAAGACCAACTTAGCCGAAGGCTCTGGAAAGTGCCGCGAAACAGGGTGACAGCCCCGTAGGCGAAAAGTTCGGTCTCTTCCCGTTCCGTTCCCGAGTACCACGGGGCACGAGAAACCCTGTGGGAATCCGGGTGGACCATCACCCAAGGCTAAATACTCCTGTGCGACCGATAGTGAACCAGTACCGTGAGGGAAAGGTGAAAAGAACCCCCGTGAGGGGAGTGAAATAGTACCTGAACCCGTCCATCTACAAGCAGTGGAACCACCATGGGGCAACCCGGTGGGACCGCGTGCCTTTTGCATAATGAGCCGGCTAGTTAATTTCAGCGGCAAGGCGAAGCAACGTGCAGAGCCGTAGCGAAAGCGAGTCTTAATAGGGCGTCCCAGTCGCTGGGATTACACGCGAAGCGGGATGATCTACCCTTGGTCAGGATGAAGCCTGGGTAACACCAGGTGGAGGTCCGAACCGGTGTTGGTTGAAAACAACTCGGATGAACTGAGGGTAGGGGTGAAAGGCTAATCAAATTCCGTTATAGCTCGTTCTCTCCGAAATAGCTTTAGGGCTAGCCTTGCGTGAATGTCAACGGTGGTAAAGCGCTGGATGGACTAGGGGCCTTTCCCGGTTACCGAATCCAACCAAACTCTGAATGCCGTTGAGCACTGCGCGGGAGTCAGACAGTGGGGGATAAGCTTCATTGTCGAAAGGGAAAGAACCCAGACCGCCTGCTAAGGTCCCTCAATCGTGGCTAAGTGGAAAAGGATGTGGAGACGCCCTGACAGCCAGGAGGTTGGCTTAGAAGCAGCCATCCTTTAAAGAAAGCGTAATAGCTCACTGGTCAAGCGGCTCCGTGCCTACAATTCAACGGGGCTCAAGCCACGTACCGAAGCAGCGGATGCGGAGAGATCTTCGGATCTTTCCGCGTGGTAGGAGAGCATTCCAATCTGGTTGAAGTCAGACCGCGAGGACTGGTGGACGGATTGGAAGAGACCCTGCCGGCACAAGTAGCGAAAAAGCAGATGAGAACTCTGCTCGCCGTAAATCTAAGGATTCCTGAGCAAGGTCAATCCGCTCAGGGTTAGTCGGTCCCTAAGGCCAGGCCGAAAGGCGTAGCCGATGGACATCAGGTCAAAATTCCTGAACCGCCGAAGAGTCGTTATCACGAAGGGGGGACGCAGGAGGCTAGACGTACCGGGTGTTGGACATCCCGGGCCAAGCTCGTAGGTGGAAGAGACAGGCAAATCCGTTTCTTCACTAACACCGAGAAGCGAGTGCGAGACCGCAAGGTCACAAAGTCGTCGATGCCACGCTGCCGAGAAAAACCTCTAAGGAGACTCTTGGGCGACCGTACCGCAAACCGACACAGGTAGATGAGGAGAAAATCCTAAGGCGCTCGAGTGAAGCGTTGTCAAGGAACTCGGCAAATTAACACCGTAACTTCGGAAGAAGGTGTGCCTCACAGGGTTGAGGGGTTCGCCCCCGAGGCCTCGTGGGGTCGCAGTAAAACGGCCCAAGCGACTGTTTAATAAAAACACAGGACTCTGCAAAGTCGAAAACGACGTATAGGGTCTGACGCCTGCCCGGTGCTGGAAGGTTAAGGAGAGTGGTCAGCCGCAAGGCGAAGCTACGAACCGAAGCCCCAGTAAACGGCGGCCGTAACTATAACGGTCCTAAGGTAGCGAAATTCCTTGTCGGGTAAGTTCCGACCTGCACGAATGGCGTAACGATTTGGGCACTGTCTCGACAACGCGCTCGGCGAATCTGTAGTACCGGTGAAGATGCCGGTTACCCGCACGTAGACGGAAAGACCCTGTGCACCTTTACTATACCCTGGCACTGAATTTCGGCGTTGTCTGCGCAGGATAGGTGGGAGCCTATGAACCTGGGGTTTTGGCCTCGGGGGAGGCAACGGTGAGATACCACCCTGATAGCGTTGGAATTCTAACCCAGACCCCTAATCGGGGTCGGGGACCCTGCCAGGCGGGTAGTTTGACTGGGGCGGTCGCCTCCTAAATTGTAACGGAGGCGCCCAAAGGTTCTCTCAGGCTGATTGGAAACCAGCCGTAGAGTGTAAAGGCAGAAGAGAGCTTGACTGCGAGACCGACAAGTCGAGCAGGTACGAAAGTAGGGCTTAGTGATCCGGTGGTTCTGTATGGAAGGGCCATCGCTCAACGGATAAAAGGTACGCCGGGGATAACAGGCTGATCTTGCCCAAGAGTTCACATCGACGGCAAGGTTTGGCACCTCGATGTCGGCTCATCGCATCCTGGGGCTGAAGCAGGTCCCAAGGGTCCGGCTGTTCGCCGGTTAAAGCGGTACGTGAGCTGGGTTTAGAACGTCGTGAGACAGTTCGGTCCCTATCTCGTGTGGGCGCAGGATAATTGAGTGGATTCGTCCTTAGTACGAGAGGACCGGGACGAATGAACCTCTTGTGCACCGGTTGTCGCGCCAGCGGCACGGCCGGGTAGCGATGTTCAAAAGGATAACCGCTGAAAGCATATAAGCGGGAAGCCTTCCACAAGATGAGTTATCCCGGGGGCAACCCCCTGAAGACCCGTGGGAGATGACCACGTTGATAGGCGGGATGTGGAAGCACTGTAAGGTGTGAAGCTGACCCGTACTAATCGGTCGTGCGGCTTGACCATAAAATTCTTAAGCCGCGTTGGTCTGAAATCTTGATTTTGCTCGCGCGTCCCTCGATGGGAGGGAGGCTGCGTGCGCCCGATTCTTTTGAGAACCTGGTAACAGGTTTTCTCGGTGGCTTTAGCGAAGGGGACCCACCCGTTCCCATTCCGAACACGGCAGTTAAGCCCTTCAGCCCCGATGGTACTGCACGGGAAACTGTGTGGGAGAGTAGGACGCCGCCGGGGAATTAAAACTCGAAGGGCCCAGACGTCGTCTGGGCCCTTCTCCTTTTCAACCTCACCCGGCGCTTCGCGCCACCCTCTCCAAGTGGAGAGGGTATGAAGGCCCTGCGGCAGCGGACTGCTCTTCCGGGGGAGTTCGAAGGGCGGCCCTCGGGGTCATCCAGGCGGCCACCCCTTCCGGTGCGCGAGGCGCGTGGCCGCCGCAGGACGCCGCCGCGCGATTGTTCGATGAAGGACTCCGCGACTCCTATCGAGCGCTCTTCTCGAGGCGCTCGACCCGCCGGGTCAACTCCTGCAGCGCGCGCTCCTGCGACTCGATCCGGCGCGTCTGCGAATCGAGTTGCTGCTGCTGCTCCTTGATCGCCTCGACGAGGATCGGGGTCAGGCCGGCGTAGTCGACGCTTTCGTACCCGTCGCGGTCGATCGAGACGAGTTGCGGATATACGGCCTCGACCTCCTGGGCGATGAAGCCGATGCTCTGCGAAGCCGGGAAATTACGATCCGGGAACTCCTCACGGCGCCAGTCGAAACTGACGCCGCGGAGCTGGAGCGTGCGCGCGAGGGCGCTCTCGAGTGGGGCGACGTTCTTCTTGAATCGAATGTCCGATGCTTTCGACCACGACCCGGTATATTCGCCGCTTCCGTCGCAGTAGATCGCATCGTCGGCCTGGCTATAAGCCCAGAGGCCGAAACCTCCGTTGCTCGTTGCGACTACCCCCGCCGTGGAGCCCGGTTCCACGGGAATACTCCCTGCGCTGCCCACCACACCGAAATTCACACCGCTGGTGCTCGAAGACTCTCCAAAGACCCCAATTCCTCCGGCGGCGGTCGAATATCCCGCGACTCCTTTGTATCCCCCTGAACCGGCGACCCCAATCTGCGCCGAGTCACCCCACACGCCGACGCCCGCCCGATCGAGTGACCCTGAGCCATCGCCGAGCCTCCCGAGCACGCCGATGCCGTTGGTGTCCCGGTTCAGCCCCTCCACTGCGGCCGATCCCCCCGACGTGATTCCCAGCACGCCGTGGTCGTTGAAGCTCGTGCCCTCGACGGCCGTGCCGTCGTGCGAGTCTCCCCACACGCCGGCCCATCCCGTCTCGCCGCTGATTCCGTGCGTCGTGCCGTAGACCCCGGTTCCGCTTCCGCCGGTCGACGCGCTCGAGCCGTGAATGCCGTCGCCCGTTCCGGTATTCGAGATCGCGAATGCCGTACCCGATCCGCTCGTCGATCCCGAGAACGGCAGCGTCAGGCCGCCCCCGCCGCCTCCGGAGCTCGCGACCGTCAGCGTGTTCCCGGACGGCGTGATCGTGATGTTGGATCCCGCGGCGAGGGTCAGCGCACTGTGCAGGCCGTTGACGGACTTCACGACTCCCTCTGGATTGACGCCGAGCGGCGATGTGCTCGTCCCGTTCCCGATGAGCGTCGAATCGTGTGCGACCGCCGTCAGCCCTCCGCTTCCCGACGATCCGCCGAGCAGGTCGTCGCGGAAGGTCATCTCGAATCCGGTCGAGTCCTCGCTCTCGTTGGCGACCTGGGCTCCCGCGAGGAGCACCGAGCCGTCCCCGTCGATCACCGTCGCGGTGACACGGGCGTTCGTCGTCGCAATCGACGGCACCACGTCGGCGACCGACGGCTGGATCTGTTCGTAGGGAGAGAGCGGGAACGACCTCTGGCCCAGCAGTGTCCCGCTCCCGTCGAAGACCTGGACGTTGACGTCGGCCGATCCGCCGCCCGTCTCGATCAGGGCGAAGTTGTAGCGGAAGTTCTCCGAACTGCCCTGATCGACCCCCTGGATCGAGGCCGACTGTCCGGCCGAGATCGAGAAGCTCTTCGGCACGCCGGCGAAGAAGAGCCCTTCCGTGTTGCCCAGATCGTCGCCCGGCGCCTGGTTGTAGATCCGCTCGGAGACGAAGATCTCGCCCGAAGAGGTGATGCGGGCTGCGCCGAGCGCGTTCGTCAGCCCGAGCTTCGTCTCGACGACGTTCTCGTAGACGCGAGTCTCTCCCGGCGCGAGCGTGTCGTCGAAGGATGGCGGGGAAGGGTTGCTCTGGCCCGCCTTCAGGAACCGGAACGTGAAGGTCTGCGGCGCCGTCGTCAGGTTCGTCGCCCAGACGGTCGTGTAGAACTGGGCGCCGTTCTTGCCGGGAACGCGACCGACCGAAGGCAGGTATGCCTCCGTCGAGGCGAAACCGGCGAACGCCGCCGAAGACAGCAGACACACGAATGCCGCGAGAGATCCTTTCGCAATCGCCATGGCCCTTTCCCTCCGGGAAAGAAGTGTACGCCCGCGATGCGAAGTCAGCGCCCGGCTGCGCCGTCGGGGTCAGGATTCCGCGGCCGGAGAATCGGTCCGGGCCATATCATCCGCGCATGAATCCGGATTCCGTTGGGTCGGAGGCCATGCCACGCCGGGCCTTTCCGCGCGTCGCCGCGGACGCCGTCGCCGTACTCTGCGGAGCGAAGCTCCTCCTGCACCTCTTCACGAGCGTCCAGCGTTACGGATATTTCCGAGACGAGCTGTACTACCTCGACATGGCCCGCCACCTCGATTGGGGCTACGTCGATTGCGCGCCTCTCATCGCGATCTACGCGAAAGTCGCGCTGATGCTCGGCGGCTCGCTCGCCGCGCTGCGAATCCTGCCGGCGCTCGCCGGCGCGGGCGTCGTCGCGATCACGATCCTGATCGCCCGCGAGCTGGGCGGCGGGCGCTTCGCGCAATGGCTCGCCGGCCTCGCCGCGCTCCTTTCGACCGGAATCCTCCTGACGAGCAGCCTCCTGACGATGAACGCCTTCGAGCCGCTCTTCTGGATGGGAGCGATTCTCGTCGTCGCGCGCATTCTCCGTACGGGGAATTCGCGCCTCTGGATCGGGTTCGGCGTCCTCGCCGGCCTCGGTCTCGAGAACAAGCACTCGACGCTCTTCTTCGGGTTCTCGGTCGTCTTGGCGCTCCTCCTGACGCGCCATCGCCGGGAATTCGGCAAGCGGTGGATCTGGATCGCGGGCGCCGTCGCCGTCGCCCTGTTCCTGCCCAACGTCGTCTGGCAGATCCGGCATCATTTCCCGACGCTCGAGGACCTGGAGAACGTGCGCCGGTCCGGAAAGAACGTCGTGCTCGGCCCGCTCGCCTTCACGAAGGAACAGATCCTCGACATGAACCCGATCCTGTTCCCGCTGTGGCTGGGCGGGCTCGTCTGGTTCCTGCGGGACCGGCGCTGGCGAGCGCTCGGGCTGACGTCCCTCGTGTTCTTCGTCACGATGGAGCTCGCCCACGCGAAGAGCTACTACCTCTTCCCGATCTATCCGATGCTCTTCGCCGGCGGCGCGGCCGCCTTCGAACGGTGGACGGCAAACCGCGCGAGGTGGTCGAGGGCCGTCGCCGTCGCGGTCGTCGTTCTCGCGAGCCTGCCGCTGATCCCGCTGGCGACGTGGCTGCTGTCGCCGGAGCGTTATCTCGCTTACACCCGGGCCATCGGATTCACGCCGAGCAAGGCCGAGGTCCACCACGAAGGGCCGCTCCCCCAGCCGATGGGGGACCAGTTCGGCTGGCCCGAGCTCGTCGAGCAGGTGGCGAAGATCTACGACGCTCTCCCCCCGGCGGAACGGGAGCAGACGGGGATCTGGACCGGCAACTACGGCGAGGCCGGCGCCGTCGATCTCTTCGGTCCGAAATACGGCCTCCCGCGCGCGCTCTCGCGCCATCAGAACTACTGGTACTGGCCGCCGGACCGCACGTACGAGAACTTCATCGTCCTGCAGTGGGATCGGCAGGACGTCGAGGACAACTGCGCGTCGTGGCAGGCATTCCCCCATTTCCATCCGCTCGGCATGGCGGAAGAAAACGTCCCGATCTATCTCTGCCGCGGCGCGACGTTCGACGTGCGGAAGGTCTGGTGGAACTCGAAGCACTGGAACTGAGGAGAGGCGGGGACCCTCGCCCTTCGCGCCGGATTCCGGCAGCGGCACCGCAGTCGCGCGCCGCCGCGGCCGAAACTCCCTACTCGGGTCCCCGACGGCCGCCGATCGCGATACTCCCTGGAGTGGGCGCGGCGTCCGGCGCGACGCACGCGCCCGCGCGCCCGCCTGCCGGATCGAACCCTCCCCACCACGTTCCCCAGCGGCTCTCGCCTCCGTCGGCCGCCGCCGCGTATTCCTGGAGCGTCCAGAGCCGGACGCCGTCGGGATCGACGACGGTCTGGGAGAGGTCGCCCCAGCGATTGCGGCCTCCGCCGTCGAGCCTCTCGTACGGCGCTTCGCCATTCTTGAGGACGCGGATCTCCGAAAGCGCGGCGTCGCCGCCGCACCCGGCGCGGACCGAATATCCGGCCGAAGCAAAGGCATCGCCGGAGAAGAGCGAGTACCCGATCAGGGCCTCGTCGTCCGCGTTCACCGCGATCGACGGGAAACCGAGCCACGCCGCTCCGGCCGCGTCGCCGATCCGCCCGAAGGCGCCGAGGGCGCCGTCGGAGCCGATGCGCCACCACTGGATCTCGGTATGGAGGGGAGCGGAGGCGGTCG
Proteins encoded in this window:
- a CDS encoding tail fiber domain-containing protein; the encoded protein is MAIAKGSLAAFVCLLSSAAFAGFASTEAYLPSVGRVPGKNGAQFYTTVWATNLTTAPQTFTFRFLKAGQSNPSPPSFDDTLAPGETRVYENVVETKLGLTNALGAARITSSGEIFVSERIYNQAPGDDLGNTEGLFFAGVPKSFSISAGQSASIQGVDQGSSENFRYNFALIETGGGSADVNVQVFDGSGTLLGQRSFPLSPYEQIQPSVADVVPSIATTNARVTATVIDGDGSVLLAGAQVANESEDSTGFEMTFRDDLLGGSSGSGGLTAVAHDSTLIGNGTSTSPLGVNPEGVVKSVNGLHSALTLAAGSNITITPSGNTLTVASSGGGGGGLTLPFSGSTSGSGTAFAISNTGTGDGIHGSSASTGGSGTGVYGTTHGISGETGWAGVWGDSHDGTAVEGTSFNDHGVLGITSGGSAAVEGLNRDTNGIGVLGRLGDGSGSLDRAGVGVWGDSAQIGVAGSGGYKGVAGYSTAAGGIGVFGESSSTSGVNFGVVGSAGSIPVEPGSTAGVVATSNGGFGLWAYSQADDAIYCDGSGEYTGSWSKASDIRFKKNVAPLESALARTLQLRGVSFDWRREEFPDRNFPASQSIGFIAQEVEAVYPQLVSIDRDGYESVDYAGLTPILVEAIKEQQQQLDSQTRRIESQERALQELTRRVERLEKSAR
- a CDS encoding glycosyltransferase family 39 protein, with product MPRRAFPRVAADAVAVLCGAKLLLHLFTSVQRYGYFRDELYYLDMARHLDWGYVDCAPLIAIYAKVALMLGGSLAALRILPALAGAGVVAITILIARELGGGRFAQWLAGLAALLSTGILLTSSLLTMNAFEPLFWMGAILVVARILRTGNSRLWIGFGVLAGLGLENKHSTLFFGFSVVLALLLTRHRREFGKRWIWIAGAVAVALFLPNVVWQIRHHFPTLEDLENVRRSGKNVVLGPLAFTKEQILDMNPILFPLWLGGLVWFLRDRRWRALGLTSLVFFVTMELAHAKSYYLFPIYPMLFAGGAAAFERWTANRARWSRAVAVAVVVLASLPLIPLATWLLSPERYLAYTRAIGFTPSKAEVHHEGPLPQPMGDQFGWPELVEQVAKIYDALPPAEREQTGIWTGNYGEAGAVDLFGPKYGLPRALSRHQNYWYWPPDRTYENFIVLQWDRQDVEDNCASWQAFPHFHPLGMAEENVPIYLCRGATFDVRKVWWNSKHWN